From the genome of Amycolatopsis granulosa:
GGACCACCACGTCGACGATCAGCAGGTACATCACCCCGTCACCGACGAGCCGGGCCATGCCGGCGAGTTCGCCCCGGTCGCGCGCGAGCACGCCGTGCGCGGAGTTCTCCAGTGCCGCGCCACAGATGTCCGGTCCGGGCGACGGCCACCCCACCGCGGCCCGCAACGCGCGGTACTCGGCCGCCGCCGGCAGGCCGTCCTCGACGGTCACCTCGGCTGGTTCGCCGAGGCCAGCCCCTCCGGTGCGGTGGCGATCGCCCGGTGGATCGCCTCCGCCAGTGCCAGCGCGGCCTCCTCGGTCAGCTCCACCGGCACCCGGGCCGACGGTCCCTCCGCCGGGTTCAGGAAGTCGATGTTCACCGTGTGCGTGTACGGCGCGTGCGTCGGGTGGTCCACGTAGACCGAGGCGTGCGTCAGCGGGATCCACCCGTGTGCGGACTTACCGCTGCCGTCGACCTCGATCTGCTCGGTCAGATAGGTGCACATGCCGGATCTCCTCACGCCGCGAGGTGCTTGCCGAAGAAGTCGACGATCCGCCGCCAGCCGTCCACCGCCGCCTCGGGGCGGTAGCTGGGCCGGTCGACGGCGAAGAACCCGTGCCCGGCGCCCGCGTAGGTGTGGAACTCGTGCGGTTT
Proteins encoded in this window:
- a CDS encoding DUF6295 family protein codes for the protein MCTYLTEQIEVDGSGKSAHGWIPLTHASVYVDHPTHAPYTHTVNIDFLNPAEGPSARVPVELTEEAALALAEAIHRAIATAPEGLASANQPR
- a CDS encoding GNAT family N-acetyltransferase, translated to MTVEDGLPAAAEYRALRAAVGWPSPGPDICGAALENSAHGVLARDRGELAGMARLVGDGVMYLLIVDVVVHPGHQGRGLGQRMVRRLVEVAGARRVQLVAAPDVVPFYERLGFVRDPSHLMAYRSVG